A single window of Malus sylvestris chromosome 5, drMalSylv7.2, whole genome shotgun sequence DNA harbors:
- the LOC126623174 gene encoding rop guanine nucleotide exchange factor 1-like: MGSVSSEDGSDQQSERCGSYSLSADVSESESCSSFSCRRFDGEGASSSMTSSPCPVAGNFCFQPPVMLPVIGGKDVVAWDENPEKRDADLSEVEMMKERFAKLLLGEDMSGGGKGVCTALAISNAITNLSATVFGELWRLEPLKAQRKAMWRREMEWLLCVSDSIVELVPSIQQFPGGGTYEVMEMRPRSDLYVNLPAIKKLDAMLLSMLDGFCETEFCYIDRGIILGDSKEGEGFMGGRPSIRQEEKWWLPYPKVPPNGLSCETRKKLQQCRDCCNQILKAAMAINSSVLVEMEIPRAYMETLPKNGKDCLGDIIYRYITADQFSPEHLLDCLDLSSEHQTLEIANRIEAAVHVWKQKDQKKHNNHKAKRASWGGKVKGLVADTEKNHFLAQRAETLLHSLRHRFPGLPQTSLDMNKIQYNKDVGQSILESYSRVMESLAFNIMARIDDVLFVDDATKRCAAAESVSIFSRGGLSGLPIQKRMSPSPFSIQHTPYASPLATPTFCSSTPVIGSPGRTPLCVKRSVILDEKSEKLLAADFERVWSYAGSLSSRRTTGDAPERD, encoded by the exons ATGGGGAGTGTGTCGTCGGAGGACGGCTCGGACCAGCAGAGCGAGCGGTGCGGGAGCTACAGCCTGAGCGCCGATGTGAGCGAGTCCGAGAGTTGCAGCAGCTTCTCGTGCAGGAGGTTCGACGGGGAAGGGGCTTCGAGCTCCATGACGTCGTCTCCGTGCCCGGTTGCCGGAAATTTCTGTTTTCAGCCGCCGGTGATGCTTCCGGTGATCGGAGGGAAGGATGTGGTTGCTTGGGATGAGAATCCGGAGAAGCGAGATGCTGATTTATCTg aggttgaaatgatgaaggagaggTTCGCAAAGCTTTTGCTTGGAGAAGACATGTCCGGAGGTGGGAAAGGAGTCTGCACTGCTCTTGCTATCTCAAATGCCATCACCAATCTCTCTG CAACCGTGTTTGGCGAATTATGGAGGTTAGAGCCGCTGAAAGCGCAGAGAAAGGCAATGTGGCGCCGGGAAATGGAGTGGCTCTTATGTGTGAGTGATTCAATTGTTGAGCTTGTGCCTTCAATACAACAGTTTCCAGGTGGGGGTACATATGAAGTCATGGAGATGCGGCCGCGCTCTGACTTGTATGTGAATCTACCTGCCATAAAGAAGCTTGATGCAATGCTGCTTAGTATGCTGGATGGATTTTGTGAGACGGAGTTCTGCTATATTGACCGGGGGATAATTTTGGGCGATTCGAAAGAGGGTGAGGGGTTTATGGGTGGAAGGCCTTCGATTAGGCAGGAAGAGAAGTGGTGGTTGCCCTATCCTAAAGTTCCGCCAAATGGGTTGTCCTGTGAAACAAGGAAGAAGTTGCAGCagtgtagggactgctgcaacCAGATATTGAAGGCGGCCATGGCGATTAATAGTAGTGTGCTTGTTGAGATGGAAATCCCGAGAGCATACATGGAAACGTTGCCCAAG AATGGCAAGGATTGTCTGGGCGATATCATTTATCGTTACATAACTGCAGACCAGTTTTCACCCGAACATCTTCTTGATTGCCTGGACTTGTCGTCAGAACATCAAACTCTAGAGATAGCCAATAGAATTGAGGCAGCTGTGCATGTTTGGAAGCAAAAAGACCAGAAGAAACACAACAATCATAAAGCTAAACGGGCATCTTGGGGTGGCAAGGTCAAGGGCCTTGTTGCTGATACTGAAAAGAACCATTTCCTGGCCCAACGAGCAGAGACCCTCTTACACAGCCTAAGGCATCGTTTCCCTGGCCTCCCGCAAACTTCACTAGATATGAACAAAATACAGTATAACAAG GATGTGGGACAGTCAATTCTGGAAAGCTACTCAAGAGTTATGGAGAGTCTGGCCTTTAACATAATGGCAAGAATAGATGATGTCCTCTTCGTTGACGATGCTACCAAGCGATGTGCTGCAGCGGAATCAGTGTCTATCTTCAGCAGGGGAGGTTTGAGTGGCCTTCCTATCCAGAAGCGGATGTCGCCAAGCCCCTTCTCCATTCAACACACTCCTTACGCGTCTCCACTTGCAACACCGACTTTCTGTTCCTCCACCCCAGTTATTGGAAGTCCAGGAAGGACACCTCTGTGTGTAAAGCGCAGCGTTATATTAGACGAGAAGTCAGAGAAACTACTCGCGGCTGATTTTGAGAGGGTGTGGTCGTACGCCGGAAGCCTAAGCTCAAGGAGAACTACCGGCGACGCTCCTGAACGGGATTGA